A single Candoia aspera isolate rCanAsp1 chromosome 5, rCanAsp1.hap2, whole genome shotgun sequence DNA region contains:
- the GPR12 gene encoding G-protein coupled receptor 12 — MSLDTAASKALNLSVFLKNVFSLKRTGLNMNEDPTVNLTWLPQDHLETSPPPENVSAAVTSLIPSRDPEPGFIVNPWDIVLCTSGTLISCENAVVVLIIFHNPSLRAPMFLLIGSLALADLLAGIGLIINFLFAYLLQSDSTKLVTVGLIVASFSASICSLLAITVDRYLSLYYALTYNSERTVTFTYIMLILLWGASICVGVLPVMGWNCLKDESTCSVIRPLTKNNAAILSVSFLLMFALMLQLYIQICKIVMRHAHQIALQHHFLATSHYVTTRKGVSTLAIILGTFAACWMPFTLYSLIADYTYPSIYTYATLLPATYNSIINPVIYAFRNQEIQKALWLICCGCIPSNISARARSPSDV, encoded by the coding sequence ATGTCCCTTGATACTGCTGCTAGCAAGGCGCTAAATttgtctgtgtttttaaaaaatgtcttttcaTTGAAGAGGACGGGTTTAAATATGAACGAAGACCCGACGGTTAATTTAACGTGGCTGCCTCAGGATCACTTAGAAACCAGCCCACCGCCAGAGAACGTCTCTGCTGCAGTCACCTCTCTCATTCCTTCCAGGGACCCTGAACCGGGATTTATAGTAAACCCTTGGGATATTGTCTTATGCACCTCAGGAACACTGATCTCCTGTGAAAATGCTGTGGTGGTCCTTATAATCTTCCACAATCCCAGTCTTCGTGCCCCAATGTTCCTCCTGATAGGCAGTTTGGCCTTGGCAGATCTTTTAGCAGGAATTGGATTGATCATCAATTTCCTTTTCGCTTATCTTCTCCAGTCGGACTCGACCAAGCTGGTCACAGTTGGTTTGATCGTCGCCTCTTTCTCTGCCTCCATCTGCAGTCTGCTGGCCATCACTGTTGACCGGTACCTCTCCCTTTATTATGCTTTGACTTACAATTCTGAGAGGACGGTCACTTTTACCTACATTATGCTTATTCTGCTCTGGGGAGCTTCCATCTGTGTTGGAGTGTTGCCGGTCATGGGTTGGAATTGCCTCAAAGATGAGTCCACCTGCAGCGTTATCCGGCCCCTCACTAAAAATAATGCAGCCATCCTCTCTGTCTCATTCTTGCTTATGTTCGCTCTCATGTTACAGCTGTACATTCAGATCTGCAAGATTGTGATGCGCCACGCTCACCAGATTGCCTTGCAGCATCACTTCCTAGCAACTTCCCACTATGTGACCACCCGAAAAGGAGTATCAACTTTAGCCATTATCCTGGGAACCTTTGCTGCTTGCTGGATGCCTTTTACACTCTATTCCTTAATAGCTGACTATACGTATCCCTCTATATATACCTATGCCACCTTGCTTCCGGCCACATACAACTCCATCATCAACCCCGTCATATATGCTTTCCGAAATCAAGAAATACAAAAGGCACTTTGGCTCATCTGCTGTGGCTGCATACCTTCAAACATTTCTGCGAGGGCCAGATCACCCAGTGATGTTTGA